From the genome of Geothrix sp. 21YS21S-4, one region includes:
- a CDS encoding phosphotransferase, with product MDPRLSHALERWNLSDPHPLAGDAGARQYYRVTHGQLGTAMVVLHPLDTPERTDDSYFEFRALQAYLDPVLRVPTILQCDDGDRCLLVEDLGDTSLEQRLVEHPEEEAQWAEHAGWLLATLAGPLTLGAPPHAFFMARAFDGAKFQFEWDYCRANFFRDFLQKDPPRWLDRMMEEAHASLETRAHFFAHRDFHVRNLMVRGDRLVVIDFQDARRGAATYDLASILYDGYWDWSREAGRLLTRPLQDELGWNHEALLEELNLSALQRNLKALGTFGHQIVHRHKAHFAPAIPRTLRHLKGHFQRMNHQDGVLAAEHLLRLAEDRLLKG from the coding sequence TGTCGCATGCCCTGGAGCGCTGGAATCTGTCCGATCCTCATCCCCTGGCGGGGGACGCGGGGGCGCGCCAGTACTACCGCGTGACCCACGGCCAGCTGGGCACCGCCATGGTCGTGCTCCACCCCCTGGATACGCCGGAGCGGACGGACGACAGCTACTTCGAGTTTCGGGCGCTCCAGGCCTACCTCGACCCCGTCCTGCGGGTGCCCACCATCCTCCAGTGCGACGATGGCGACCGCTGCCTCCTGGTGGAGGACTTGGGCGACACCTCCCTGGAGCAGCGCCTGGTGGAGCATCCCGAGGAGGAGGCCCAGTGGGCCGAACACGCGGGCTGGCTGCTGGCCACCCTGGCGGGGCCCCTCACCCTGGGCGCGCCGCCCCACGCCTTCTTCATGGCGCGGGCCTTCGACGGGGCCAAGTTCCAGTTCGAGTGGGACTACTGCCGCGCCAACTTCTTCCGGGATTTCCTCCAGAAGGACCCGCCCCGCTGGCTGGACCGGATGATGGAGGAGGCCCACGCCAGCCTGGAGACCCGGGCCCACTTCTTCGCCCACCGCGATTTCCACGTCCGCAACCTGATGGTCCGCGGCGACCGGCTGGTGGTGATCGATTTCCAGGACGCCCGCCGCGGCGCCGCCACCTACGACCTCGCCAGCATCCTCTACGACGGCTACTGGGACTGGTCCCGGGAAGCCGGCCGGCTGCTGACCCGCCCCCTCCAGGACGAGCTGGGCTGGAACCACGAGGCCCTCCTGGAGGAACTGAACCTCAGCGCCCTCCAGCGCAACCTCAAGGCCCTCGGTACCTTCGGCCACCAGATCGTCCACCGCCACAAGGCCCACTTCGCCCCCGCCATCCCCCGCACCCTCCGCCACCTCAAGGGCCACTTCCAGCGCATGAACCACCAGGACGGCGTCCTCGCGGCGGAACACCTGCTGAGGCTGGCCGAGGATCGGTTGCTGAAGGGGTAG